The nucleotide window AAACGTGATAGAAGGGGAATCAGGGTTAATGTTGACTCGCGCGCCCGCGTGTAGATGCCCTCAATGTCATCGGTTGGCCGCCAGATTCGGGGCACACCGGCGTCATCGTAACGGAACTTGTCTTCGAAGTTCTCGCGCAACTTCAGTAGCAGATTGCCCTCGACCATTTCTTCGTCAATCTTCGCACGCAAAACACCCCAAGACTTACGGCGCAACCGCCACAGgccaacatccacctcctctaGGCTGGCATCGAAGCTACTGGCGCGGTCGGTGAATCTGCGCTCCGCATCCAGCACGGTCTCCACGAACACATTCCATACTCGGTCCCAGAATTTCTTCTCCGTAggcttttccccctcctccggagCGCCACCCCCGGCCCGTCCGGACCCAAGGGCATTGAACTCGAGACCAACGGACTCGCCCAGGCGGGACTGCACCCAACGCTCGACCCGGCTGGCCAGTCTTCGCATCTCCTCACGACGCAGGCGTGCGCTCACTTCCGCCAGCTCTTTCTCATACAACGCCAGTTGCTGCTGAGAGTCACTCCAGGCGGCACCCTCGACGGCAGTTTCGTGCGCAACCTCCTTGAACTTCTGTACGGCCTTGGTCACTTCCTCGTTCACAATTTCGGCAAAGTCATAACCGGTCCCCTTCTTCTGGCCGGCCTTGACAGCGCCCGACACAGCGTCGCTGAACTCGGTGATACCAGACTTATGGGTCGCATCCAGCTGGCCCTGGAAAAGAGCCTTCAAACGTGTATCAATCTTGCTCTCGAGCTCGGCCCGTTTGCGCTGGTAAACTCCTTTGTGGTAGCGACTGGCTTCCGTTTCGAAGCTCTTGAAGGCTTTGGACCGCGAGGCCCGCATCGCCGCTCCCAAGCCGCCAAGGATCTCCGGTTCCCCGAGGCGAGCCGCCTGCGACTGCTTGTCCTCAAAGGGAACGATCGCATCGTCAAATGCAACCATGACCTCCCGCAAAATTTCGTCACAGCGGAACTGTGCAAGCAGTTCCTGCTGAGTAGGGAGGTCGAGATCTTTGTTGTTCACAATTTGGTCCCAGATTCCCTCCGCATAGTGAGAAAAGCCATCCGCGGGAATGCGACGGTGGTACTCCGGGAGGAAAACGCCTCCATCGGAAAACTCGCCCTTGCGCGCATCCAAACTGGGGTCCTTCTGTCCTTCACGGAAACGGAGGCTCAGCTTCTTTGTCTCCGCAACAAACTGTTCTGGCTGGTAGCTTTTGTGGGGGAGGCCGTAGAATTGGAAGTCAAAGTAATCATGGACTGAAGAATGTTCCAAACCGGCAGGCTTAGAGATCGAATCCCATAGGCGCGACATATCCTCCATCAGTGTCCGCTGCAGGTTCTGGAGAGGCGTGTTGCCGACAAAGTCACgaatgacgaagaagagtagAGAACGGTGGCTGGTACTATAGGTCAAGGGTCAGCAGAAAGCACAAGCAACACGTAGAACAATGTGCGAAACGTACGCCCTATCTTTCAGGAACAGCTGCATGTTGACTTCAAAAACGGTCTTCAACAAGCCCATGTTGGCACCCTGATACAATCCAACCTGATGCTCCCAGATATTGACAATGAGGACCTCACTCGTCGCAAGCGCAAACAGTGCGCTCTTGCGCTCAAAGTCCTGGTCCTCTCCACGCTCGCGACCATCGGTACCCTCAACATCCATAACCAAGATGTTGTCGGACATTGATCCGTCGCCGCCATTCTTATTCTTGGACATCCAGATACCCTTGGTAGTTTGACGGCGTTCCAACTCGGACATCACGGAGAACTGGGTACCGAACAGATGGTTGAGTAGGGTTGACTTTCCCGTCGACTGGGAGCCGAAGACGGATATGAGGTGATAATTGAAGCCGGCTGGTGTGACATCCTCCAGAGTGAGGTATTTGGACAGATTCGCACTGgaattgttgttgttagctGATGCGCCGCTCCAAAGCCCCTGAACAGGTGATGCGGATGACGGAGAGTCGCATTCTGAATTTACCCCCTGAGACTTAACCCAGACGTCACAGACAACGACCGTCGAATTGGAACTCATAGACATGAGGAAAGGACCTACTTGAACTCCTTGTTTTCGTCGATGACCTGCACCCCGTGTTCATATGCTGTCTTGTCGCTGCTGCCGTTGCCAATGGCGGCAAAGTGGCCATTGGTTGCCATGACGGAAGACGTCAGTTGCACTGCTGCCGCAGAGTAGTCTGAAAGCGCAGGTTTCGTGCTGGTGAATGAGTATGGGATGTGGGATAGTTGTTCTGTTTTCCGGGGGTGGGATGAGACAACGACGGGGAGCGCCGCTGGAACAACGTCAGATGCGGAGAGCGTGGCGAAAGTAAAAGGGTAGAGGCAAGTAGGTGCGGGATGTAAAGGtaaggggagaaggagaagagttGAGACGGATGAGGTCAAGAGAGGATCACCATGGGAGACGGGCAATCACAAGACGACAATGGGATCCACACCGAGGTCTGGTGGAAAGCGAGTGTGAGAGaggagagctggaagaagccGGGCAGGAAGGAGGGCAGGAGGGCTTCTAGTCCGGGCGGTGGTCACTCTGGCCAGCCTCAGGAGTTGATCCCCCGTTGCGTTGCCAGCCAGTCTGCTGGTCGCCTGAGCCTCCAGGCCGCGATCGTCTGATCCCGCGTTAAACCGTTTTAGGCTAGTGAGAGTCCGTGATCTGGGCAACCGGATCGGGGGAATTACTTTGTAGTGTAGATAGATCGGATCGTCTGTCTTGATCTACCCCAGTTATAGTtgagtaataatataaatgtACAAAAGACCTTGTAGTGATGACATTCGAGTaaatcattcattcatattCAACGACATACCGAGAagtgagaagagaggagaagagataCAAAAAAAAGTCTACAGACATTTCAATACAAATACAGATACATAGATATGACTCAAGAACTCCGGTGCAATCCACCACCCTGGCGTATCAGTCCCGGATGCTCCCGCTGATGCCCGCGCTGCAAGATGGTGTTTAAACATTATGAACGATTCCCTGTCCAAGTTTTGTTTTCGCTTCGTTTTTTTCCCATAATACACAGCAGCCAGTTGTCCGGGCCTGCTAGACGAACCTCGGGAGGTTCGCTATTTACTCTTCCAGGACACGAGTGACCAGACCAGTGGCGACAGTGCGACCACCCTCACGGATGTTGAAGCGCTGACCGGCCTCGGCGGCGACGGGGCGGTGGGTCTTGACGATCATCTCGACGTTGTCACCGGGCATGATACGGCGGGACTGGTCTCCGTCGGGGAAGCTGAACTCAGCAGCCTCATCTGTAGCAAATAGAATTAGAGATGGTTCCCTAGTAGCGGAATAGAATGCAATTTTACTTACCGGCAGTGCGGATGAACAGCTGGGGACGGTACTGGACACCGAAACCGGTACGGCGACCACCCTCAGCCTCGGTCAGGACGTACATGGAGACCATGAACTTGCTGTTGGCCTTGGCGCTGCCAGGAGCGGCAATGACCATACCACGGCGGAGATCCTCACGGCGGACACCACGGAGCAGGAGACCGGAGTTGTCACCGGCGCGGGACTCGGAGCAGGACTTCTTGAAGGTCTCAATGTCGGTAACCTTGGTCTTGATGACCTCGTTGGTGGTACCGATGATCTCAACCTCGCTATCACGCTTCAGGAGACCACGCTCGACACGGCCGGAGGCGACGGTACCACGACCGGGGATGGAGAAAACTTCCTCAATGGACATCAAGAAAGGCTTGTCAAGGTCACGCTGGGGAGTGGGGATCCAGGTGTCAACGGCCTCGAGGAGAGCGTCGATACGCTCGGTACCGATGTCGGGGCGGCGGTCCTCAATGGCGCAGAGAGCAGAGCCGAAGACGATGGGGGTCTCCTCACCCTCGAATCCGTAGGTGCTGAGAAGCTCGCGCATTTCCAGCTCAACGAGCTCCAGCATCTCGGGGTCATCGATAGCATCGACCTTGTTGACGAAGACAACGATCTTCTGGACACCGACCTGACGAGCAAGCAGCAAGTGCTCACGAGTCTGGGGCCTGTTGATCGCCAGTGTAAGCATATATACTGAAGGAGAGTTATTCTTTTAAGGTTAACGTACATCTGACCGTCGGAGGCGGCGACGACAATGATAGCACCGTCCATGTTGGCGGCACCAGTGATCATGTTCTTGATGTAATCGGCGTGACCGGGGCAGTCGACGTGGGAGTAGTGACGAGCGTCGGTGGCGTACTCGATGTGGGCAGAGGAGATGGTGATACCACGCTTACGCTCCTCAGGAGCCTTGTCAATGGCACCATACTCGAGGAACTGAGCGAGACCCTTGGAGGCCTGGTGCTTGGTGATGGCAGCGGTCAAGGTGGTCTAGAGGAAACGTGTGAGAAGTTTTCGGACCATATCGGGGAAAACATCAACGCAgcgaggggggaggagggaattgtGGTCTAACCTTGCCGTGATCGACGTGACCAATGGTACCTATAGAATAGCAATGAGTACTTGCATTGATGGATCGTtaagagatgaagatggccacCTACCGATGTTGACGTGAGGCTTGGTACGCTCGAAAGCGGTTGCCATACCACGGGCAGCCAGCTTGTCGCCGAGGAAGACATGCTGGATGGGGTTGACAGCGCGGGGGCGCAGCAGGGAGGCCCTGCTAGAGCGGAAAAGGAGGTTGGCAGATCTGGCGAGGCTGGACATGATGGCTACCCTGCGATGGAAACACAACCGGACAGGAATgggaacaggaagaagacgagctGGACGGCCGGGAAGTCGAGCAGCGCTTCTTGTTGAGCCCGGAAAAATTTAGGGAGGCGCTGACTCAGCCGTCAGCCAATCACACTTGCAGTATTGCGGAGTCGCCAGGGACGAATAACCTTGAAGGTTGGAGATGGCGTAGTATACCAGGTACAGGCATAGAACAACTCAAAGGCGGGCTATTTGATTACATGTAGTTctgatttccttttctttattttttttatcctttttttattttactcatatatatttctctgTTTTATATAACGAGGTTATGCACGCTTCGTGCCCCCGAGCTTCCGCGATACCGGTAGTATAGATTCGCTTTCATGTGCCCCATATCCCGACCTGACAGCTAGAGCTGCAATACAAGGTACAGTATATCACACGACACCCGACATGCTCATAATGCCACCATCGTTTTATCGGGTATAAGAGATATCATGTCAATAGTGATGGAAAAGCTTGATAAGGCATTTCCAAGCACCGATTGACCGAGTGGTCCGTTATATGTACAGAACCAATACCACTCAGGCCGTCAATAGTATACATACTAAactccatcaactcatcaTATTTCCTTGTCCTCTTAaacatccttcttcaccaccagcaccacatGTTTGCCCGGCTCTCCTTCCATGGGTCTGACCGGCAAGGCTTTGGCCTCCCGAACCGTCTCCATGACCCGGTCCATAAGATTcttgacctcctccacagtAGGAGATCGCTTGTGCTTCTTTCTCGTCAAAATTAGCTCCACCTTCCGACCCTTCTCCAGAAAAGTTGTGAGTTGCTTCAAGCGATGTGCAAGATCATGGGCATCAATGGCCCAGTTCAGTTCCAGCTGTTTTAGACCATCCTTGGCGGGTTTCGCCTTTGCCTTTGCGATTTCCCGCAGCTCAAACTTGTTTACAACCTTGCAAATCGGCACTCCATCCCCACTACCCGGTGACACCTGTTGCAATGTTTGACTCGAACGGTCGATTTGTCGCAAAGCATCTCGAAGACTGACAGGGGGGTCAAGGCTGTTGTTTTCGTTCACGATTTGGACATATAGCGCCCCGATCtcttcgtcgaggatgtATTGCGGCAGGGCACGAGGAGTAGCTCTTGTGCGGAATTTCAGCAGAGGAGTAGTCGGGCTGTAGGATCGAGAGGGGATTTCATTGATGCGGGGAGTGAGTTGGAAGAATTGAGGACGAAAGGCAGGCTGAggagtgaggaggatttggcgAAGGGCCCGAGTGGGAGGGACGAGACGGCGCATGTGCTTCATTTCCAAAAGGTGACAGCGGCGCTGACACCCACAGACaacaaaagaagagaggaattcGAAGGGATTATTGGACAAGGGCAGAGATCGAGATCGGGACGGAAGAACTGGGGATTAAAATCCAAGGGTTGGTATCATAGGCTGCAGAGGACCATGTGGTGAGGTCAATGTCCGGGAATAATAATGAGGCCGGGCTGAGTCTGGCTGCATGCGGCGACCGCCCACCAGCCACGGGGGGACACCAACGCCACAAATCGAGCCAGTTACAGCCAGTTACAGCCAGTGGTAGCCAGCAGGCGGAAGCGGAGCCCCCCATTCGTTTCAAAAAAAGACCCTGAGAGGCCAAGAATAATTAAGAACAAGTACTAACTGGCCTTCATTTGCCTCTCTCCGtgtctcctcctccacctcaccctcattctttctttcttcctccctccctccctcttccactctctcttccctcctccccatcctcccttCCATTCGTTGGTTGGTCTTTTGCTTCCCACTATCTTTGTGGCCTGCACCGGAGGCGCCCGGACGATCCTATGCTTTCTCTTCGTTCCTACCGTTAAtcgtctttctttccctgTATACCAACTCGGTCGGAATACCGAGAGCGTTGTCTGCCGGACGTAACGCTACAGCCTTTACCGAATACTTGGCTTTGTCCGCATGTCGACTGGTGTTGACAGTCGACATACTCCACGTACATCGTCCTTTTCAGCATCAGGTTCTAGACCTAGCAGGCGTTCGGTGTCGCACGCTTCCGAACCCGCGATTCCCTTAGTCGCCTTGGACAAATCGATCGGCAAATCTCGTCGCAGTTTGTCCCACATGATGATGTCTCAAAGCCAGCGCTCTCGCTACCTGAAGACAGGTGCTATTGTCAGTGCAGTGCTTCTTCTGTTGCTGTGGCTGTCGCCGTCCAAGCCCACAGTGAGCAACATTGGATCCCGTAAGTGACCACCCCCTATACGGGGAAAGTCGATCTGGACTGACGGTCAATCTGCAGAGCCACCGTTGAATGGTGTCGCTCCCCTAACGGACAAGTGCACGAAACCTCATGACCCCTCCAAGCCTCTGATCCAGTATGCGCTCATGATCGACGCGGGCAGTCAGGGCTCTCGTATCCACGTCTACCGCTTCAACAACTGCGGCCCCACCCCCGAACTGGAGAACGAGGTCTTCGAGCAAACCGAGAAGAGACAGGGTGGCTCCGGACTGAGCGCCTACAAGGAAGATGCTGAGGGAGCGGCCAAGAGTCTGGACCCTCTGATGCAGGTGGCTCTCAAGTCCGTGCCCGCCGACTACCAGTCCTGCTCCCCCATTGCCGTGAAGGCCACCGCTGGACTGCGTATGCTTGGCCCCGAGATGAGCCAGAGGATTCTGGAGGCCGTGCGTACTCGCCTGGAAACCGTCTACCCCTTCCCGGTTGTCTCCCGTGAGATGGGTGGTGTGCAGATCATGGATGGCAGTGACGAGGGTGTCTATGCCTGGATCACAACCAACTACCTTCTCGGTAAGATTGGCGGTCCGGACGAGACCCCTACTGCTGCCATCTTTGATCTGGGCGGTGGTTCCACTCAGATCGTTTTCCAGCCCACGTTCCCCCAGAGCCCCTCGGGCGGTATGCCCGAGCACCTGGCGGACGGTGACCACAAGTACTCGCTGCAATTCGGCGGTCGTCACTTTGACCTCTACCAGCACTCTCACTTGGGTTACGGATTGATGGCTGCTCGGGATGCTGTACACAAGGCGATCGTCGATGCCAAGTTGGCCGCCAGCCCCGTTGATATGTCCTGGTTGAAGCAGCCGATCTCCAACCCCTGCATTGGACCTGGTATGGAGCGCGATGTCGAGTTGACCTTTGACAACGACCACCCGCTCGCCGGTAAGGTGACGGTGAAGATGGTTGGCCCGAAGCAAGGCGCTTCTGCGGCAGCTCAGTGCCGTGGCTTGACTGAGAAGATCCTGAACAAGGATGCTGACTGTAAGCTGGCGCCCTGCTCCTTCAACGGCGTTCACCAGCCGTCTCTGGAGAAGACTTTCGCCCGCGAGGATGTGTACATCTTCTCCTACTTCTACGACCGCACCAAGCCCCTGGGCATGCCCGACTCCTTCACCTTGGATGAGCTGCACCAGCTCACGTCGACAGTCTGCGCGGGTGAGCCGGCATGGGGCATCTTcgagggtgttgaggatGCGCTGCCCCAGCTGCGCGATCGCCCCGAGTGGTGCCTGGACCTGAACTTTATGCTGGGTCTGTTGCACACGGGATACGAGATGCCCTTGTCGCGTGAGGTGAAGAttgcgaagaagatcaagaacaACGAACTTGGCTGGTGTTTGGGTGCTAGGTAAGATTTACCCTTTTGAATACTACTTTGGATCAATGCACGATACTAATGAATCACAGTTTGCCCCTGCTGAGCCAGGAATCCGGCTGGACTTGCCGGGTGAAGGAGGTCTCCTAGACGAACCAACGTTAGGTGATGCAGCGACGACGGTTTAATCCACCTTGCGCATGTGCGCTTGGACGTATACATGTCTAATATCATGCAAATACACTAGATCATTGATTTATTTTTCCGTTCCATGTGTATTCTTAAACTTAGGCTGGTGTTTTGTTTGGGTATGATTATTATGTTATGCTTGATCTATGAATCTAGAGACTGTATGACATGTAGGCCGGAAACACTTTTGTAGACCCACTCCTTCTATGCCAAAATGCGAATAACCCAGACAAACTCTATAGTAGCGACCAACTTTTATAATCCAACAAGTAACCCAAAGCGCCAACCCATGCAAATCAGCAGACTTTTCTTATATCTCCTCGATCgtcggcttctccttctccgccgaAGACTCCGCATTGCCCATCAAAGTATCCAGCACATTCGAGTCCTTGCCAGATTTCGGCCTCTCAGGCAGAACATGTTGATTGTCCTGACCACCCTGCGACTCGAGATGATctgcctcctcatcaccgggCCGCTTCTCTTCCAGCACACCTAGTCCCAGATTCTGCACTCAATTAGCATCCCAACCACCAAACATAGATATTGTATCAAACATACCATCTCGATATACCGCTTTCCCTCCatatcctcgtcctcgtcatcatcatccccatctaTTTCCAATCGCACATCCTTCGCCCTTCCCGCCGCAATCTCCTGCTCGAGCTTCTCATTCGCAGTTTTCATCTGCGGCAGAAAAGCAGATAGTCGGGACAGTAGGTCAGGGTTTCTGTTAATGCGGCCGATACGCGGTTTAGGTATAGCAGGAATGCGCGGCATGTCGTCGGAGGTAGTAGTGGTCTCCTTCTGgtttacttcttcttcatcttcctcatcgtcgtcgctgtcgctgtcaCTATCGCTAGATCCAGACGAGGAAGTgtagtcatcatcatcgtcatcatcttcgtcttcctcacGGCCAGTGGTGGATGTAGCGGTGTGTTGGAGATGGTCGTCGTCAGCGGGGGAATGTTCGCGCCGATCAAGATCGCGAGCGGTAgaagtggtagtggtagtggtagtggaagAGGGATCGACTCCCTGGCGCTTCGTAGTGGAGGGCATATTATTGCGTTCAATCCTgacacaaaaaaaaaagatggttggaaagaaaagtaacagcagtggtggtgattgaaACAGGATCGACCGAAATCTGCGGGCAAATTGGCGCCGCAGTGGGGAAACCCAACCCGCGGGATTGGCGGGGTCAGAGCCATTTTACTCCTTAACTAGTGGCCGTGGCCCTACTTTCCCTACGTAGTTACTCTGACTAGTTAGTGTAAGCAGCCTTAATGCTGCTAACTATGGAATAGTTAGTAGCTGACGCCATGACACCAATCGATCTGGCCAGTTATCCGTCCGGCGTGTCTTCTGCCTGCATATGTGAGCGGCAGGCACATTAAGTGGCtgtgttgggggtggttgttggttacTTATTGTCTGGAGTGTACTTTAGTAAATGAATGAattcccttctctctctctctctctctcacacacacactctcgcTCCTTCCTTattgctgctactgctgatgctgatgctctGGTGGAGTCAATGCGTGATTGATAAAGTCGCTCAtatcccctctctcctcccctccttctcctgagACAGATCACTATTGTATTGTCCCCTGTTCATCTCTGCTTTTGACGCAGGTTGCATCTGGGAACTCCCGGTATAGCTTCACTCGCCATTCAATAGGGTATGTCAGATCTCTTTATGCTCCCATTGTCTCATTGTCCCTCCGACTGTACGAACAAACCCCTTGTCTtacttcctctttctttctatccttcttcctcctcctttatGGCCATTCATGGCCCCAATGCATTGCCCACTTGCTCATAGACAATAGGATTCTCTTCACTGGGAACTACTATATATCCCATCCACAAACCGGATTAATCCCGATGTCCACCCACATCCTCACGCAGGACAAATAAGCCGACACATCCACACTCATAGTatacacacactctctccaACCATCTACCACACATCACAAAAATGAGTACCATCCCCAGCGTCCACATCAACGACAAAAGCCCCATAGAGGACCGCgacacctcctccacctccccaaccaCCCGCAAATCCCTGCACCAGAACATCTTCGGCAAACTAcgtcccctccccttccaaTACCACTGGACAGTCTGGTACGACCGCCACACCGacgccccagcagcagcagcagcagcagcaggcgcaACCACAACAGCAGACTACGACTCGCGTCTCTACATCCTACACGAGGATGTCGCCGACATCGCCACCTTCTACCGCGTGTACAACAACTACCCGTGGGACAAGATCCGGCTGCGCGACACCGTCCACATCTTCCGCAAAGGCGTGAAACCCGTCTGGGAAGACCCCGAGAATCAGAACGGAGGGTGCTGGCGCTTCCGGGTGCCGAAGAGTAAAGCCCAGGCGTTCTTTCATGAAATTGCCATTCTGTGTATGGCGAATGAGTTTCAGGCGGTTTTGGAGAAGGGTTAGCTTCCCCCCCCCTGGTTCccactcttctttctttcggtTATGTTGCTCTTGTTCTATATGATATAGATCATCTACTAGAAGTAAACTTGTGAGTTATGGAAGATATGATAGAACTAACCAAAAGAATGAGGGAGTATATAGAACACGACCACGTCCTCGGCGTCTCCACCTCCGTTCGAT belongs to Aspergillus luchuensis IFO 4308 DNA, chromosome 3, nearly complete sequence and includes:
- a CDS encoding eukaryotic translation initiation factor 4E (COG:J;~EggNog:ENOG410PKY3;~InterPro:IPR001040,IPR023398;~PFAM:PF01652;~go_function: GO:0003723 - RNA binding [Evidence IEA];~go_function: GO:0003743 - translation initiation factor activity [Evidence IEA];~go_process: GO:0006413 - translational initiation [Evidence IEA]), whose product is MSTIPSVHINDKSPIEDRDTSSTSPTTRKSLHQNIFGKLRPLPFQYHWTVWYDRHTDAPAAAAAAAGATTTADYDSRLYILHEDVADIATFYRVYNNYPWDKIRLRDTVHIFRKGVKPVWEDPENQNGGCWRFRVPKSKAQAFFHEIAILCMANEFQAVLEKEHDHVLGVSTSVRFNSHLISVWNKLGSNERSIKALEQTIIDRLSPELRPTGTGSTAYFYKRHDENEGLKEAVERSKT
- a CDS encoding NOPCHAP1/New4 family protein (COG:S;~EggNog:ENOG410PYK7;~InterPro:IPR027921;~PFAM:PF15370), with amino-acid sequence MPSTTKRQGVDPSSTTTTTTTSTARDLDRREHSPADDDHLQHTATSTTGREEDEDDDDDDDYTSSSGSSDSDSDSDDDEEDEEEVNQKETTTTSDDMPRIPAIPKPRIGRINRNPDLLSRLSAFLPQMKTANEKLEQEIAAGRAKDVRLEIDGDDDDEDEDMEGKRYIEMNLGLGVLEEKRPGDEEADHLESQGGQDNQHVLPERPKSGKDSNVLDTLMGNAESSAEKEKPTIEEI
- the sey1 gene encoding dynamin-like GTPase SEY1 (BUSCO:EOG092610TN;~COG:Q;~EggNog:ENOG410PHCS;~InterPro:IPR027417,IPR008803,IPR030386;~PFAM:PF05879,PF02263;~TransMembrane:2 (i743-761o767-785i);~go_function: GO:0005525 - GTP binding [Evidence IEA]), encoding MATNGHFAAIGNGSSDKTAYEHGVQVIDENKEFNANLSKYLTLEDVTPAGFNYHLISVFGSQSTGKSTLLNHLFGTQFSVMSELERRQTTKGIWMSKNKNGGDGSMSDNILVMDVEGTDGRERGEDQDFERKSALFALATSEVLIVNIWEHQVGLYQGANMGLLKTVFEVNMQLFLKDRATSHRSLLFFVIRDFVGNTPLQNLQRTLMEDMSRLWDSISKPAGLEHSSVHDYFDFQFYGLPHKSYQPEQFVAETKKLSLRFREGQKDPSLDARKGEFSDGGVFLPEYHRRIPADGFSHYAEGIWDQIVNNKDLDLPTQQELLAQFRCDEILREVMVAFDDAIVPFEDKQSQAARLGEPEILGGLGAAMRASRSKAFKSFETEASRYHKGVYQRKRAELESKIDTRLKALFQGQLDATHKSGITEFSDAVSGAVKAGQKKGTGYDFAEIVNEEVTKAVQKFKEVAHETAVEGAAWSDSQQQLALYEKELAEVSARLRREEMRRLASRVERWVQSRLGESVGLEFNALGSGRAGGGAPEEGEKPTEKKFWDRVWNVFVETVLDAERRFTDRASSFDASLEEVDVGLWRLRRKSWGVLRAKIDEEMVEGNLLLKLRENFEDKFRYDDAGVPRIWRPTDDIEGIYTRARESTLTLIPLLSRFRLAETSAPPPLDRWVGHTPSSATAADEEDLPPIGGVDEEEGKSLEEEMTILSESKRQELTVRFKKAADGVYVEAKRSAIGGMTQVPLYFYGILLALGWNEIVAVLRNPAYFFLLFVCLVAGYVTYQLNLWGPIMKMTEAASNQALVEGKKRLREFLESSDTGRQAIAMSTAGGAGRGEQVEMSRLNKQGKTTAEDEDGDL
- the TUF1 gene encoding translation elongation factor Tu (COG:J;~EggNog:ENOG410PFSB;~InterPro:IPR041709,IPR005225,IPR027417,IPR000795, IPR031157,IPR004161,IPR004160,IPR009000,IPR004541, IPR009001,IPR033720;~PFAM:PF03143,PF00009,PF03144,PF01926;~go_function: GO:0003746 - translation elongation factor activity [Evidence IEA];~go_function: GO:0003924 - GTPase activity [Evidence IEA];~go_function: GO:0005525 - GTP binding [Evidence IEA];~go_process: GO:0006414 - translational elongation [Evidence IEA]); this encodes MSSLARSANLLFRSSRASLLRPRAVNPIQHVFLGDKLAARGMATAFERTKPHVNIGTIGHVDHGKTTLTAAITKHQASKGLAQFLEYGAIDKAPEERKRGITISSAHIEYATDARHYSHVDCPGHADYIKNMITGAANMDGAIIVVAASDGQMPQTREHLLLARQVGVQKIVVFVNKVDAIDDPEMLELVELEMRELLSTYGFEGEETPIVFGSALCAIEDRRPDIGTERIDALLEAVDTWIPTPQRDLDKPFLMSIEEVFSIPGRGTVASGRVERGLLKRDSEVEIIGTTNEVIKTKVTDIETFKKSCSESRAGDNSGLLLRGVRREDLRRGMVIAAPGSAKANSKFMVSMYVLTEAEGGRRTGFGVQYRPQLFIRTADEAAEFSFPDGDQSRRIMPGDNVEMIVKTHRPVAAEAGQRFNIREGGRTVATGLVTRVLEE
- a CDS encoding putative translation initiation factor IF3 (COG:J;~EggNog:ENOG410PSJU;~InterPro:IPR036788,IPR001288;~go_function: GO:0003743 - translation initiation factor activity [Evidence IEA];~go_process: GO:0006413 - translational initiation [Evidence IEA]), whose translation is MKHMRRLVPPTRALRQILLTPQPAFRPQFFQLTPRINEIPSRSYSPTTPLLKFRTRATPRALPQYILDEEIGALYVQIVNENNSLDPPVSLRDALRQIDRSSQTLQQVSPGSGDGVPICKVVNKFELREIAKAKAKPAKDGLKQLELNWAIDAHDLAHRLKQLTTFLEKGRKVELILTRKKHKRSPTVEEVKNLMDRVMETVREAKALPVRPMEGEPGKHVVLVVKKDV